From a region of the Cutaneotrichosporon cavernicola HIS019 DNA, chromosome: 7a genome:
- a CDS encoding uncharacterized protein (Alcohol dehydrogenase GroES-like domain) yields the protein MNALVLTLSTKSVSLKSVPTPNPGPGEVVVRVHAIALNPIDNLYVLAPVAETDRVIGTDFAGVVAAVGEGVRDRKVGDRVAGFQQGACSTNELPGAFADYVVSDSDLLWSVPATMNLRDAAAVSMCGLTAAQGLFYRMGIPLPSNFPTPSIKPASPSPVSTENPVVLVYAGSTSLGMYALQLTRRALPQAKIIAVASPKHANFLTAAPYGANHVVDYRDAAWPEAVRALAPEGVTYAMDCISEGETAEGVSSTVAKNGRMAIFRSPQGGGFPADLSPAPIYGAVWEGLGRGIGYNGGVIPADPTARAFAVAFDEYLSKYPLAPNPIRLLSGGLERVTAEGFALLGGILVAQRGDAVIDGVKLKPLSGEKAVFELVAEK from the coding sequence ATGAACGCCCTAGTTCTCACGCTCTCCACCAAGTCGGTCAGCCTCAAATCCGTCCCGACTCCCAACCCAGGGCcaggcgaggtcgtcgtgCGAGTGCACGCAATCGCCCTCAACCCCATCGACAACCTATATGTGCTGGCACCTGTAGCCGAGACCGACCGCGTGATCGGGACGGACTTTGCTGGCGTCGTTGCGGCAGTTGGCGAGGGTGTGCGCGACCGTAAGGTCGGCGACCGCGTCGCAGGCTTCCAACAAGGCGCATGTTCGACCAACGAGCTCCCGGGCGCATTCGCCGACTACGTCGTCTCGGATTCTGACCTCCTCTGGTCCGTCCCCGCCACCATGAATCTCCGCGACGCCGCAGCAGTGAGCATGTGCGGCCTCACAGCCGCTCAGGGTTTGTTCTATCGCATGGGTatccctctcccttccaACTTCCCTACTCCAAGCATCAAgcccgcctcgccaagcccCGTCTCCACCGAAAACCCCGTCGTGCTGGTATATGCCGGCTCCACCAGCCTGGGGATGTACGCGCTGCAGCTGACTCgccgcgccctcccccAGGCCAAGATCATTGCGGTTGCGAGTCCCAAGCACGCCAATTTCCTCACCGCAGCCCCCTACGGTGCCAACCATGTTGTCGACTACCGCGACGCAGCCTGGCCAGAGGCCGTTCGTGCCCTCGCCCCAGAGGGTGTGACCTACGCCATGGACTGTATCtcggagggcgagacggcCGAGGGTGTCAGTTCTACCGTCGCCAAAAACGGGCGCATGGCCATCTTCCGCAGTCCCCAGGGCGGCGGCTTCCCAGCCGACCTCAGCCCAGCGCCAATCTACGGTGCGGTGTGGGAGGGACTCGGCCGTGGCATCGGGTACAACGGCGGCGTGATCCCCGCCGACCCCACTGCGCGCGCCTTCGCCGTCGCTTTTGATGAGTATCTCTCCAAGTACCCGCTTGCGCCTAACCCAATTCGTCTCCTCAGCGGCGGACTCGAGCGGGTCACGGCCGAGGGCTttgcgctcctcggtgGCATTCTGGTCGCtcagcgcggcgacgctgtcatcgacggcgtcaagctcaagccGCTCAGTGGCGAGAAGGCCGtcttcgagctcgtcgccgagaagTAG
- the dehH1 gene encoding uncharacterized protein (Alpha/beta hydrolase family), with the protein MLPGLERIDKHTAHVNGVDIAYRVSEGGKPPLLLLHGHPQTHAIWHKVVPALSEHFTLVLPDLRGYGDSSKPPATPDHSNHSKRVMAADNVQLMLHLGFNRFSILAHDRGARVAHRLAMDHPSVLDRLVVLDIAPTLAMYEGTTELFARKYWHWFFLIQPSPMPETFITSNPETFLRACMVKFAGTNPFDDAAFEEYLRCAKLEGWATGVCEDYRAAASIDLDHDRVDRNAGKKVQAPLLVLWGAAGIVEMCFDPLAEWRRVAADVSGGTLACGHYIPEEAPDALIKKALPFLLGTE; encoded by the coding sequence ATGCTTCCAGGGCTCGAGAGGATTGACAAGCACACGGCCCACGTCAacggcgtcgacatcgCCTACCGCGTCTCTGAGGGAGGCAAACCaccccttcttctcctccacgGCCACCCTCAGACGCATGCGATCTGGCACAAGGTCGTCCCGGCCCTCAGCGAGCACTTCACACTAGTCCTCCCCGACTTGAGGGGCTACGGAGATAGTTCGAAGCCTCCCGCGACGCCGGACCACTCCAACCACAGCAAGCGCGTCATGGCTGCGGACAATGTGCAACTCATGCTTCATCTGGGATTCAACCGCTTCAGTATCCTCGCTCACGATCGTGGAGCGCGCGTGgcccaccgcctcgccatGGACCACCCGTCCGTATTGGACCGCCTAGTGGTGCTGGACATTGCCCCCACGCTCGCAATGTACGAGGGCACTACCGAGTTGTTCGCACGCAAGTACTGGCACTGGTTCTTCCTCATCCAGCCCAGTCCAATGCCCGAGACTTTCATCACCAGTAACCCAGAGACGTTTCTCCGTGCCTGCATGGTCAAGTTTGCTGGCACCAATCCATTCGACGATGCCGCGTTCGAAGAGTACCTCCGCTGCGCCAAGCTTGAGGGGTGGGCAACTGGTGTGTGCGAGGACTATCGCGCAGCCGCGTCAatcgacctcgaccacgACCGCGTCGATCGCAACGCGGGCAAAAAAGTCCAGGCACCACTACTTGTTCTCTGGGGAGCCGCTGGAATCGTTGAGATGTGCTTCGACCCGCTGGCGGAAtggcgccgcgtcgcggcTGACGTGAGTGGCGGCACCTTGGCGTGTGGACACTACATCCCCGAAGAGGCGCCGGACGCTCTGATCAAGAAGGCGCTCccgttcctcctcggcaccgaGTAG
- a CDS encoding uncharacterized protein (2OG-Fe(II) oxygenase superfamily), whose protein sequence is MPESLPVLDLSQLDAGPEAAASFRDDLRRATHEVGFFYLTGTGIPPALEERMLSTSRAFFNLPEEDKVEIENTHSPHFRGYTRLGGERTLGAIDWREQIDICPEGRALTAEEREGKPPFARLVGPNQWPVALPALRSVVEEWTAFLTSVAHKLLSAWAEALGEKADFFDASFGEPFTLLKIIRYPQSEGTDQGVGSHKDAGVLTLLWIEEGKAGLQVEHGGTWIDAPPVQGALVVNIGEMLEYATQGYLKATTHRVLAPRDGDRVSIPFFFNPALDARLPLVRMPAGLVAPGVSQDPRNPIHSLYGENCLKSRLRAHPNVAEAHYADLAAS, encoded by the exons ATGCCCGAGTCACTCCCagtcctcgacctctcgcAGCTCGATGCAGGGCCCGAAGCTGCAGCGTCCTtccgcgacgacctccgCCGCGCAACCCACGAGGTCGGCTTCTTCTACCTCACCGGCACCGGCATTCCacccgcgctcgaggagcgcatgCTGTCGACCTCTCGCGCCTTCTTCAACCTTCCCGAGGAAGACAAGGTTGAGATCGAGAACACGCACTCTCCTCACTTCCGGGGATACACCCGCTTAGGGGGCGAGCGTACCCTTGGTGCCATCGACTGGCGCGAGCAGATCGATATCTGTCCGGAGGGCCGTGCACTCACCGCAGAAGAGAGGGAAGGCAAGCCGCCGTTCGCCCGTCTGGTGGGCCCGAACCAGTGGCCCGTGGCGCTGCCCGCTCTCCGGTCGGTCGTGGAGGAGTGGACCGCGTTCCTTACTTCCGTGGCACACAAACTCCTAAGCGCTTgggccgaggcgcttggAGAGAAGGCGGACTTTTTCGACGCCTCGTTCGGCGAGCCGTTCACACTCCTCAAGATCATCCGCTATCCCCAGAGTGAGGGGACTGACCAGGGCGTCGGGAGCCACAAGGACGCCGGCGTGCTCACCCTCCTCTggatcgaggagggcaaggccgGCCTCCAGGTCGAACACGGAGGCACTTGGATTGACGCACCCCCAGTCCAAGGTGCGCTCGTCGTTAACATAGGCGAGATGCTCGAGTATGCCACGCAG GGGTATCTCAAGGCGACGACTCACCGCGTTCTCGCCCCAAGAGACGGAGATCGAGTCAGCATCCCGTTCTTCTTCAACCCGGCGCTGGACGCGCGCCTCCCCCTTGTCCGCATGCCTGCTGGGCTTGTTGCACCAGGCGTATCGCAAGACCCCAGGAATCCAATCCACAGCCTGTACGGCGAGAACTGCCTCAAGAGCCGGTTGCGTGCTCACCCAaacgtcgccgaggctcACTACGCCGACCTTGCTGCATCTTAA